One genomic region from Halomicrobium zhouii encodes:
- a CDS encoding homoserine dehydrogenase, protein MKVAILGAGAVGTSVAELAGEYGHTVTGLADSGSAAADADGIDVDAALASKAQEGVVGSADPSDVLDGEYDVLVEATPTTLGDAQPGFDHVRTALERDRHAVLANKGPVAERYGDLRDLEADSDGSVLFEATVGGAMPVLSTIDDFGPDHITAARGVLNGTANFILSRMGADGLGYEHVLAEAQDLGVAEADPTFDVDGTDAALKCVIVANVLAQGEREYSLDDAEVDGIVDVPGSAIDLAKEDGRTVRLIGEVAESGAVRVGPRLVPENAALAVSGTRNIVQLETEHAGRLNVSGRGAGGPETATAVLADVGRLPE, encoded by the coding sequence GTGAAGGTCGCCATCCTCGGTGCCGGCGCGGTCGGCACCTCCGTGGCGGAACTGGCCGGCGAGTACGGCCACACGGTGACTGGTCTGGCCGACTCCGGAAGTGCGGCCGCCGACGCCGACGGCATCGACGTCGACGCGGCGCTCGCGTCGAAAGCCCAGGAGGGCGTCGTCGGGAGCGCGGACCCGAGCGACGTCCTCGACGGCGAGTACGACGTCCTCGTCGAGGCGACGCCGACGACACTGGGCGACGCCCAGCCCGGCTTCGACCACGTCCGGACCGCGCTCGAACGGGACCGTCACGCCGTCCTGGCGAACAAGGGCCCGGTCGCCGAGCGGTACGGCGACCTCCGGGACCTGGAGGCAGACAGCGACGGGTCGGTGCTGTTCGAGGCTACCGTCGGCGGCGCCATGCCGGTGCTCTCGACCATCGACGACTTCGGCCCGGACCACATCACCGCGGCCCGCGGCGTCCTCAACGGGACGGCGAACTTCATCCTCTCGCGGATGGGCGCGGACGGGCTGGGCTACGAGCACGTGCTCGCCGAGGCCCAGGACCTCGGTGTGGCGGAGGCCGACCCGACGTTCGACGTCGACGGCACCGACGCCGCGCTGAAGTGCGTCATCGTCGCCAACGTCCTCGCCCAGGGTGAGCGCGAGTACAGCCTGGACGACGCCGAGGTGGACGGCATCGTCGACGTGCCCGGCAGCGCCATCGACCTGGCGAAAGAGGACGGCCGAACCGTGCGCCTCATCGGCGAAGTCGCCGAGAGCGGGGCCGTGCGCGTCGGCCCCCGACTCGTCCCCGAGAACGCCGCGCTCGCAGTGTCGGGCACCCGGAACATCGTCCAGCTTGAGACCGAACACGCCGGCCGGCTCAACGTCTCGGGCCGGGGCGCCGGCGGCCCGGAGACCGCCACGGCGGTACTGGCCGACGTCGGCCGCCTGCCGGAGTAG
- a CDS encoding DUF7845 domain-containing protein — MGHLLESDRRGYRKVVQNDDDEQGRSLPGYYHTATLDSRRIREAFPDHALPKEVKHYYAREALAVPDDHPLAHPKVGASLQVSQLERDETVRWAYLDQLRRELDQTVLSVLADAGLDVAPSGGGNDPFVEDAYFTPEVDETGPDRIGLGLTRVEQAQESVVVRHLADGLSPVQWETLETLVTDGGQVAPKDIAFQNDRHVESVRRALRDMSDLVDHEYADVSLRSDYVAEMVHAAVSEARESVQRAAETTAKAVEAVERDSRRR; from the coding sequence ATGGGTCACCTGCTGGAGAGCGACCGGCGTGGGTACCGCAAGGTCGTCCAGAACGACGACGACGAGCAGGGCCGGTCCCTACCAGGGTACTATCACACCGCGACGCTGGATAGCCGGCGCATCCGCGAGGCGTTCCCCGACCACGCGCTGCCGAAAGAGGTGAAGCACTACTACGCCCGCGAGGCACTGGCCGTCCCGGACGATCATCCACTGGCGCACCCGAAGGTCGGCGCTTCACTTCAGGTGTCGCAGCTGGAGCGCGACGAGACCGTACGATGGGCTTACCTGGATCAGCTCCGGCGGGAGCTGGACCAGACCGTTCTGTCAGTGTTGGCCGACGCCGGCCTGGACGTCGCACCGTCTGGAGGCGGTAATGATCCGTTCGTCGAAGACGCGTACTTCACTCCGGAGGTCGACGAGACCGGGCCGGACCGGATCGGACTCGGCCTGACCCGTGTCGAGCAGGCCCAGGAGAGCGTCGTCGTTCGCCACCTGGCCGACGGGCTCTCCCCGGTGCAGTGGGAGACTCTGGAGACGCTCGTCACCGACGGTGGGCAGGTGGCACCGAAGGACATTGCTTTCCAGAACGACCGCCACGTCGAGAGCGTTCGCCGAGCGTTGCGGGACATGAGCGACCTCGTTGACCACGAGTACGCCGACGTCTCGCTCCGGTCAGACTACGTCGCCGAGATGGTTCACGCGGCCGTCAGCGAGGCGCGTGAGAGCGTCCAGCGGGCTGCAGAGACGACGGCGAAGGCCGTGGAAGCCGTAGAGCGGGACTCGAGGAGACGATGA
- a CDS encoding CARDB domain-containing protein translates to MTCGPTRPVAAVLLVLLVAGSAAGATVTGPLPDESGPGPATGVHFDAAAAGHGPVRGDAAAATDGSTIHLDQTLHRLPDRPGEYEADNRYRLPDHAVKLEVTVPERATGFRTDGFTAEGDNTYAWDGETEDPRLRFRMPANRTVDRDDPLSGPGSYLFVDTGEWGIVQRPPLGHSWGWRGSPSVTFDRSLSASPGAAGSDVAYLGEYEEYEHAAHGQRFRLVVPAEADLAENRSAVFGTLANASDGIRVGDRDDEVFLIAAPTTDVRWGARGVQTGDADAWVRDLERVDDVENVWVHEYVHTRQAYETTEGVRWFTEASASYYAALHAFEQERVGFRTFQSRLERGTDPRHESAVLTDRSTWQYNPDYYVGPLVLGDLDRRTRAASDSERALHTVFARLNDADGTVDAGQFYEYVADAGGTDDADLTRRYAETTERPTVWNVSTHQAVFGPVPAQIEYEIATTDDGEDAVRARGPYRNRTLRTPYVLVPGEQLSVDVNVANSGGTAGDYDVRLRDGETTLDRKTGRIAAGNATTVTVNNTFDAPGNYELRVGGERLSVNVWEPAAAEVTGLRTDSGEGVRPGESVTVAVTVRNDAGWPGERDVRVTAADTTTGGRTGDDWTVAEQTVRLDAESERTVTATVTFDEPGTYRLGVADSNVTSQTVSVAADRGPDPDTGPLPATLVVVAVLVAVFVAALLARR, encoded by the coding sequence ATGACCTGCGGACCCACTCGCCCGGTCGCCGCCGTCCTCCTCGTTCTCCTCGTCGCGGGGTCGGCCGCCGGAGCGACCGTGACGGGCCCACTCCCCGACGAATCGGGCCCGGGCCCCGCGACTGGCGTCCACTTCGACGCGGCGGCGGCCGGCCACGGCCCCGTGCGTGGCGACGCCGCGGCGGCGACCGACGGGAGCACCATCCACCTGGACCAGACGCTCCACCGCCTCCCGGACCGCCCCGGCGAGTACGAGGCCGACAACCGGTATCGGCTCCCCGACCACGCCGTGAAGCTCGAAGTGACGGTTCCGGAGAGGGCGACCGGGTTCCGGACTGATGGGTTCACTGCCGAGGGGGACAACACCTACGCCTGGGACGGCGAGACCGAGGACCCCCGGCTCCGCTTCCGGATGCCGGCCAACAGGACCGTGGACCGGGACGACCCCCTCTCGGGTCCGGGCAGCTACCTCTTCGTGGACACGGGCGAGTGGGGCATCGTCCAGCGACCGCCGCTGGGTCACTCGTGGGGCTGGCGCGGCTCGCCGTCGGTCACGTTCGACCGCTCACTTTCGGCGAGCCCCGGCGCCGCCGGCTCCGACGTCGCCTACCTGGGTGAGTACGAGGAATACGAGCACGCGGCCCACGGCCAGCGATTCAGGCTCGTCGTCCCGGCCGAGGCCGACCTGGCCGAGAACCGCTCGGCCGTCTTCGGGACGCTCGCGAACGCCTCCGACGGGATCCGCGTCGGCGACCGCGACGACGAGGTGTTCCTGATCGCCGCGCCGACGACCGACGTCCGGTGGGGCGCTCGCGGGGTCCAGACCGGTGACGCCGACGCGTGGGTCCGCGATCTCGAACGGGTCGACGACGTCGAGAACGTCTGGGTCCACGAGTACGTCCACACGCGCCAGGCCTACGAGACGACCGAGGGCGTCCGCTGGTTCACCGAGGCGTCGGCGAGCTACTACGCAGCGCTGCACGCGTTCGAACAGGAGCGGGTCGGCTTCCGGACCTTCCAGAGTCGACTCGAACGGGGAACGGACCCTCGCCACGAGTCCGCCGTCCTCACAGACCGGAGCACCTGGCAGTACAACCCCGACTACTACGTCGGCCCGCTCGTCCTCGGCGACCTCGACCGGCGGACGCGCGCGGCCAGCGACAGCGAGCGCGCGCTCCACACCGTCTTCGCCCGGCTGAACGACGCCGACGGGACCGTGGACGCCGGGCAGTTCTACGAGTACGTGGCCGACGCGGGCGGCACGGACGACGCCGACCTCACGCGGCGCTACGCGGAGACGACCGAACGACCGACGGTCTGGAACGTCTCCACCCACCAGGCGGTCTTCGGTCCCGTCCCGGCCCAGATCGAGTACGAGATCGCCACGACCGACGACGGGGAGGACGCCGTCCGCGCGAGGGGTCCCTACCGGAACCGAACCCTCCGGACGCCCTACGTCCTCGTCCCCGGCGAGCAGCTATCGGTCGACGTGAACGTCGCGAACAGCGGCGGCACGGCCGGCGACTACGACGTTCGCCTCCGTGACGGCGAGACGACGCTGGACCGGAAAACCGGTCGGATCGCGGCCGGCAACGCGACCACCGTCACCGTCAACAACACCTTCGACGCGCCCGGGAACTACGAACTCCGGGTCGGCGGCGAGCGGCTCTCGGTGAACGTCTGGGAGCCCGCTGCGGCCGAGGTGACCGGCCTCCGAACCGACAGCGGCGAGGGCGTCCGGCCCGGCGAGTCGGTCACCGTGGCGGTGACGGTGCGCAACGACGCCGGCTGGCCGGGCGAGCGCGACGTCCGCGTGACGGCCGCGGACACTACCACTGGCGGCCGGACCGGTGACGACTGGACCGTGGCCGAGCAGACAGTCAGGCTCGACGCCGAGAGCGAACGGACCGTGACTGCCACTGTCACCTTCGACGAGCCCGGAACCTACCGGCTGGGGGTCGCCGACAGCAACGTCACGTCACAGACCGTGAGTGTCGCCGCAGACCGCGGACCGGATCCAGATACAGGCCCGCTACCCGCCACCCTCGTCGTCGTGGCCGTCCTGGTCGCGGTGTTCGTCGCGGCGCTGCTAGCGAGGCGGTGA
- a CDS encoding amino acid-binding protein, whose amino-acid sequence MSDSSDEVNAYTIRLELVDEPGELLRALHPIADNGGNLLSIFHERGNLTPRGHIPVEVDLEATPERFETIVEALKAEEFTIIQAGADRYGEALTVVLSGHLVETDLSDTLSQIHQSGNATVTDLSLSAPEGTDDVSSARLRLATEADAAEDTLAAIRDIAASKDLCVVEPLTAGGDA is encoded by the coding sequence ATGAGCGACTCGTCCGACGAGGTGAACGCGTACACGATACGGCTCGAACTGGTCGACGAGCCGGGCGAGCTGTTGCGGGCGCTCCACCCCATCGCGGACAACGGGGGCAACCTCCTCTCTATCTTCCACGAGCGCGGCAACCTCACCCCGCGCGGGCACATCCCCGTGGAGGTGGACCTGGAGGCGACGCCCGAGCGCTTCGAGACCATCGTCGAGGCGCTGAAGGCCGAGGAGTTCACCATCATCCAGGCCGGCGCGGACCGCTACGGCGAGGCACTGACGGTCGTGCTGTCTGGCCACCTGGTCGAGACGGACCTGTCGGACACGCTGTCCCAGATCCACCAGTCCGGCAACGCCACGGTCACGGACCTCTCGCTGTCCGCGCCCGAGGGGACCGACGACGTCTCCAGCGCGCGCCTGCGCCTGGCCACCGAGGCAGACGCTGCCGAGGATACGCTGGCTGCCATCCGGGACATCGCGGCCAGCAAGGACCTGTGTGTCGTCGAGCCGCTCACGGCGGGTGGTGACGCGTGA
- a CDS encoding class I SAM-dependent methyltransferase, with the protein MDGNEETDWWNRTRYRVYAPVYDWVAKPLERGRERALDALDVEPGDRVLLVGCGTGADLPYLLAGIEISAIDVTPAMVRRTEERAAELGIDVDARVADARSLPFADDAFDAVVLHLVLAVVPEPRRVVAEVARVLAPDGRASVFDKFLSAEAEPSLFRRALNPVARFLFSDLNRRLEPLLDGTGLDVETRTPVLGGLYTVAIVRPTDER; encoded by the coding sequence ATGGACGGGAACGAGGAGACGGACTGGTGGAACCGGACCCGATACCGCGTGTACGCGCCCGTATACGACTGGGTGGCGAAACCGCTCGAACGGGGGCGCGAGCGGGCGCTCGACGCCCTGGACGTCGAACCCGGCGACCGGGTCCTGCTCGTCGGCTGTGGCACGGGCGCAGACCTCCCGTACCTCCTGGCCGGCATCGAGATCTCCGCGATCGACGTCACACCCGCGATGGTGCGGCGAACCGAGGAGCGGGCGGCGGAACTGGGGATCGACGTCGACGCGCGGGTCGCCGACGCCCGGTCGCTCCCCTTCGCGGACGACGCCTTCGACGCAGTGGTTCTCCACCTCGTGCTCGCGGTGGTTCCCGAACCGCGGCGGGTCGTGGCAGAGGTCGCGCGCGTCCTCGCCCCCGATGGCCGCGCGTCGGTGTTCGACAAGTTCCTGTCGGCCGAGGCTGAGCCGTCGCTCTTCCGGCGCGCCCTCAATCCGGTCGCCCGGTTCCTGTTCTCGGACCTGAATCGCCGGCTCGAACCGCTGCTCGACGGGACTGGTCTCGACGTCGAGACGCGAACGCCTGTTCTCGGTGGCCTCTACACGGTCGCCATCGTGCGTCCGACCGACGAGCGCTGA
- the tuf gene encoding translation elongation factor EF-1 subunit alpha, with product MSDTRHQNLAIIGHVDHGKSTLVGRLLYETGSVPEHVIEQHKEEAEEKGKGGFEFAYVMDNLAEERERGVTIDIAHQEFTTDEYEFTIVDCPGHRDFVKNMITGASQADNAVLVVAADDGVAPQTQEHVFLARTLGIGELIVGVNKMDLVDYSEDDYNSVVEEVKDLLNQVRFDTEDASFIPISAFEGDNIAERSENTDWYDGDILLEALNDLPEPEPPTDAPLRLPIQDVYTIDGIGTVPVGRVETGMLNVGDNVSFQPSDVGGEVKTIEMHHEEVPEAGPGDNVGFNVRGIGKDDIRRGDVCGPADDPPTVADTFQAQIVVMQHPSVITAGYTPVFHAHTAQVACTVESIDQKIDPSSGEVAEENPDFIQNGDAAVVTIRPQKPLSIEPSGEIPELGSFAIRDMGQTIAAGKVLSVDER from the coding sequence ATGAGCGATACCCGACACCAGAACCTGGCCATCATCGGCCACGTCGACCACGGAAAGAGTACGCTCGTCGGCCGGCTCCTGTACGAGACAGGGTCCGTCCCCGAGCACGTCATCGAACAGCACAAGGAAGAAGCCGAGGAGAAGGGCAAGGGCGGCTTCGAGTTCGCCTACGTCATGGACAACCTCGCCGAAGAGCGAGAGCGCGGTGTCACCATCGACATCGCCCACCAGGAGTTCACCACCGACGAGTACGAGTTCACCATCGTCGACTGTCCTGGCCACCGCGACTTCGTCAAGAACATGATCACCGGCGCGAGCCAGGCGGACAACGCCGTGCTCGTCGTCGCGGCCGACGACGGCGTCGCGCCCCAGACCCAGGAGCACGTGTTCCTGGCCCGCACCCTGGGCATCGGCGAACTCATCGTCGGCGTCAACAAGATGGACCTCGTCGACTACTCCGAGGACGACTACAACTCGGTCGTCGAGGAAGTCAAGGACCTCCTCAACCAGGTCCGCTTCGACACCGAGGACGCCAGCTTCATCCCGATCTCCGCCTTCGAGGGCGACAACATCGCCGAGCGCTCGGAGAACACGGACTGGTACGACGGCGACATCCTGCTCGAGGCCCTTAACGACCTGCCCGAGCCCGAGCCGCCGACGGACGCCCCGCTGCGTCTCCCCATCCAGGACGTCTACACCATCGACGGCATCGGGACGGTCCCGGTCGGTCGAGTCGAGACGGGGATGCTCAACGTCGGAGACAACGTCTCCTTCCAGCCCTCGGACGTCGGTGGCGAGGTCAAGACCATCGAGATGCACCACGAAGAGGTGCCCGAGGCAGGCCCCGGTGACAACGTCGGATTCAACGTCCGCGGCATCGGCAAGGACGACATCCGCCGCGGTGACGTCTGTGGCCCCGCCGACGACCCGCCGACGGTCGCCGACACCTTCCAGGCCCAGATCGTCGTGATGCAGCACCCCTCGGTCATCACCGCGGGCTACACGCCGGTCTTCCACGCCCACACCGCACAGGTCGCGTGTACGGTCGAGTCCATCGACCAGAAGATCGACCCCTCCTCCGGCGAGGTCGCCGAGGAGAACCCCGACTTCATCCAGAACGGCGACGCCGCGGTCGTCACCATCCGACCGCAAAAGCCGCTCAGCATCGAGCCGTCGGGCGAGATTCCGGAACTCGGAAGCTTCGCCATCCGTGACATGGGCCAGACCATCGCCGCCGGCAAGGTCCTGTCCGTCGACGAGCGATAA
- the katG gene encoding catalase/peroxidase HPI, with translation MSDDRPPHRKSHEWWPDKLNLDILDDNAADLSPLEEDFDYAEAFSDLDYEAVKADIEDVMTTSQDWWPADYGHYGPLFIRMAWHSAGTYRTTDGRGGATGGTQRFAPLNSWPDNVNLDKARRLLEPVKRKYGRKLSWADLIVLTGNVALESMGFETFGFAGGREDDFKPDEAVYWGPETEWEGSERFDDEGNLEDPLGATVMGLIYVNPEGPDGEPDPLGSAERIRDSFGRMAMNDEETAALIAGGHTFGKSHGARDTDDMGPEPEAAPIEDQSLGWTDSGKGPDTVTSGIEGAWNSTPTMWDTSFLDTLLDNEWELTESPAGANQWEPVDAEDKQTVPDAHDPSKKHAPMMMTTDLALKRDPEFREIIERFRENPAEFQEAFAKAWYKLLHRDMGPPSRLVGPEVPDEEMLWQDPLPEADYDLIGDEAVAELEEAILESDLSRSQLVKTAWASASTYRDSDKRGGANGARIRLEPQRNWEVNEPDQLATVLETLEGIQADFNESRSDDVRVSLADLIVLGGNVAVEQAAADAGYDVEVPFEPGRTDATQEQTDPESFEALKPKADGFRNYYGGDHDQPPEDLLVDKADLLDLTAAEMTVLVGGLRALGATYQDSDLGVLTDRPGTLTNDFFDTLLDMGLEWEESDDAEDVYELRDRQTGELEWEASRVDLVFGSNSRLRAISEVYGSEDAEEKFVHDFVETWSDVMKHDRFDLE, from the coding sequence ATGAGCGACGACAGACCCCCACACCGGAAGAGCCACGAGTGGTGGCCCGACAAGCTGAACCTGGACATTCTCGACGACAACGCTGCCGACCTGAGTCCCCTGGAGGAGGACTTCGACTACGCCGAGGCGTTCTCGGACCTCGACTACGAGGCGGTGAAGGCGGACATCGAGGACGTGATGACGACGTCCCAGGACTGGTGGCCCGCCGACTACGGCCACTATGGCCCGCTGTTCATCCGGATGGCCTGGCACAGCGCTGGCACGTACCGGACGACCGACGGCCGCGGGGGCGCGACGGGCGGCACACAGCGCTTCGCACCCCTCAACAGCTGGCCCGACAACGTCAACCTGGACAAGGCGCGACGGCTACTGGAGCCGGTCAAGCGAAAGTACGGCCGGAAGCTCTCGTGGGCCGACCTGATCGTCCTGACAGGGAACGTCGCCCTGGAGTCGATGGGCTTCGAGACGTTCGGCTTCGCCGGCGGGCGCGAGGACGACTTCAAGCCCGACGAGGCCGTCTACTGGGGCCCCGAGACCGAGTGGGAGGGTTCGGAACGCTTCGACGACGAGGGGAACCTCGAAGACCCCCTCGGCGCCACCGTGATGGGACTTATCTACGTGAACCCCGAGGGCCCGGACGGCGAGCCCGACCCGCTCGGGTCGGCCGAGCGAATTCGGGATTCGTTCGGGCGCATGGCGATGAACGACGAGGAGACCGCCGCGCTCATCGCCGGTGGCCACACGTTCGGCAAGTCCCACGGCGCCCGCGACACCGACGACATGGGCCCCGAGCCCGAAGCCGCTCCCATCGAGGACCAGAGCCTCGGCTGGACCGACTCCGGCAAGGGCCCGGACACGGTCACCAGCGGCATCGAGGGCGCCTGGAACAGCACGCCGACGATGTGGGACACCTCCTTCCTCGATACGCTGCTGGACAACGAGTGGGAGCTGACCGAGAGCCCCGCCGGCGCCAACCAGTGGGAGCCCGTCGACGCCGAGGACAAACAGACCGTCCCGGACGCCCACGACCCCTCGAAGAAGCACGCGCCGATGATGATGACGACGGACCTGGCGCTCAAGCGTGACCCCGAGTTCCGCGAGATTATCGAGCGCTTCCGCGAGAACCCCGCCGAGTTCCAGGAGGCCTTCGCGAAGGCGTGGTACAAGCTGCTCCACCGCGACATGGGCCCGCCGTCCCGGCTCGTCGGTCCCGAGGTCCCCGACGAGGAGATGCTGTGGCAGGACCCGCTCCCCGAGGCCGACTACGACCTGATCGGCGACGAAGCGGTCGCCGAGCTCGAGGAGGCGATCCTCGAGTCGGACCTGTCCCGGTCCCAGCTCGTCAAGACCGCCTGGGCCTCGGCGTCGACGTACCGCGACAGCGACAAGCGCGGCGGCGCCAACGGCGCCCGCATCCGACTCGAACCGCAGCGGAATTGGGAGGTCAACGAGCCCGACCAGCTCGCGACCGTCCTGGAGACCCTGGAGGGCATCCAGGCCGACTTCAACGAGTCCCGGTCCGACGACGTCCGTGTCTCGCTGGCGGACCTCATCGTGCTGGGCGGCAACGTCGCCGTCGAGCAGGCCGCCGCCGACGCCGGCTACGACGTCGAGGTCCCCTTCGAACCGGGCCGCACCGACGCCACGCAGGAACAGACCGACCCCGAGAGCTTCGAGGCGCTCAAGCCGAAAGCCGACGGGTTCCGCAACTACTACGGCGGCGACCACGACCAGCCGCCAGAGGACCTGCTGGTCGACAAGGCGGACCTGCTGGACCTGACCGCCGCGGAGATGACGGTCCTGGTCGGCGGGCTGCGCGCGCTTGGCGCGACCTACCAGGACTCGGACCTGGGCGTCCTCACCGACCGGCCGGGGACGCTGACGAACGACTTCTTCGACACCCTGCTCGACATGGGCCTGGAGTGGGAGGAGTCCGACGACGCCGAGGACGTCTACGAACTCCGCGACCGCCAGACGGGCGAACTCGAGTGGGAAGCCTCCCGCGTCGACCTCGTCTTCGGCTCGAACTCCCGGCTCCGCGCCATCTCCGAGGTCTACGGCAGCGAGGATGCCGAGGAGAAGTTCGTGCACGACTTCGTGGAGACGTGGAGCGACGTCATGAAGCACGACCGGTTCGACCTGGAGTAG
- a CDS encoding EF-hand domain-containing protein: MAREGRERDGRRRELGRRSFLNHVGVGALGVGVGVGIDGFGSGRARQESDPLPWTATFERADGTTDHDGESAWHVESADSHPSFAVRSGALTATETAGDARWLSEPIDVSGADAVDVAVELRGSGPLWGGPAPVVGTDPPTDPDADGIYEDVTGDGRLDDEDVGALFEALDDENVTDDAAAFDGNCNGRVDYNDVVRLARAANGTADRAHQGDCGRPADELAVSYVLDGVETVVATFSDDASADGETVSATGLTGQTLRVVVTARTTDPATAYHVDAVEVTATGDDGGQEDGSQDEGGQHDGDEGTDGAADPTLFYEDFESGSMADEETLALESNESGFVWHGNNRTAVVEDEWPDGGRVVWHNEPRDEFVEGADYRTRDGSRSLRFRYPPEESWAEQRFTMNREGTGYDEVWIGYWIRVPHNFSHASGSGSPSNNKWLAVWMDGYSQKGTGATAVFNTWSSFDHEEGAARATISASNAGGAGHHRGIDDFILPSRDRGRWMYTVHRLVTSSERGAADGTAHWWRRWEDAEEFELVKEVTDYVFDPPSDPEKPQGWNKGYLMGWTNPNYAEETEFLIDQFALSTEPLVDDLP; this comes from the coding sequence ATGGCGCGTGAAGGCCGGGAACGGGACGGACGTCGCAGGGAGCTGGGCCGGCGGTCGTTTCTCAACCACGTCGGTGTCGGTGCCCTGGGGGTCGGTGTCGGCGTCGGTATCGACGGCTTCGGTTCCGGACGGGCGAGGCAGGAGTCGGACCCGCTGCCGTGGACAGCGACGTTCGAACGAGCAGATGGGACCACCGACCACGACGGCGAATCGGCCTGGCACGTCGAATCCGCCGACAGCCACCCGTCGTTCGCCGTCCGGTCGGGAGCGCTGACCGCGACGGAGACGGCGGGCGACGCGCGGTGGCTGTCCGAACCAATCGACGTCTCGGGCGCCGACGCGGTGGACGTGGCGGTTGAACTACGCGGGAGCGGTCCGCTCTGGGGCGGCCCAGCACCGGTCGTCGGCACCGACCCACCGACGGATCCGGACGCCGATGGGATATACGAGGACGTCACCGGCGACGGCCGGCTTGACGACGAGGACGTGGGGGCGCTGTTCGAGGCGCTCGACGACGAGAACGTGACCGACGACGCGGCCGCCTTCGACGGCAACTGTAACGGTCGCGTCGACTACAACGACGTCGTCCGACTGGCGAGGGCCGCGAACGGGACGGCCGACCGTGCCCACCAGGGCGACTGCGGCCGGCCCGCGGACGAACTGGCGGTCTCCTACGTGCTCGACGGCGTCGAGACGGTCGTCGCGACGTTCTCAGACGACGCCTCGGCCGACGGCGAGACCGTCTCTGCGACCGGGCTCACCGGCCAGACCCTGCGCGTCGTCGTCACCGCACGCACCACCGACCCGGCGACGGCCTACCACGTCGACGCCGTCGAGGTGACCGCGACGGGTGACGACGGCGGGCAGGAGGACGGGAGTCAGGACGAAGGCGGCCAGCATGACGGGGACGAGGGAACCGATGGAGCGGCCGACCCGACGCTGTTCTACGAGGACTTCGAGAGCGGGTCGATGGCCGACGAGGAGACCCTCGCGCTGGAGTCCAACGAGTCCGGGTTCGTCTGGCATGGCAACAACCGGACGGCCGTCGTCGAGGACGAGTGGCCCGACGGCGGCCGCGTCGTCTGGCACAACGAGCCCAGAGACGAGTTCGTCGAGGGCGCGGACTACCGGACCCGCGACGGCAGCAGGTCGCTGCGATTCCGGTATCCACCCGAGGAGAGCTGGGCCGAACAGCGCTTCACGATGAACCGGGAGGGGACGGGCTACGACGAGGTCTGGATCGGCTACTGGATCCGCGTCCCGCACAACTTCTCGCACGCCAGCGGCAGCGGCAGCCCTTCCAACAACAAGTGGCTCGCCGTCTGGATGGACGGGTACTCCCAGAAGGGCACCGGGGCGACGGCCGTGTTCAACACCTGGTCGTCGTTCGACCACGAGGAGGGCGCGGCGCGGGCGACGATATCGGCCTCAAACGCCGGCGGTGCCGGCCACCACCGCGGCATCGACGACTTCATCCTCCCATCCCGGGATCGGGGCCGGTGGATGTACACCGTCCACCGGCTGGTGACGAGTTCGGAACGTGGTGCCGCCGACGGGACCGCCCACTGGTGGCGCCGGTGGGAGGACGCCGAGGAGTTCGAACTCGTCAAGGAGGTGACCGACTACGTCTTCGACCCGCCGTCCGACCCCGAGAAGCCGCAGGGGTGGAACAAGGGGTACCTCATGGGGTGGACGAACCCGAACTACGCCGAGGAGACGGAGTTCCTGATAGACCAGTTCGCCCTCTCGACGGAGCCGCTGGTCGACGACCTCCCCTGA
- the rpsJ gene encoding 30S ribosomal protein S10, whose product MPQQARVRLAGTNPEDLDDITDDVSEIANKTGVELSGPVPLPTKTLEVPTRKSPDGEGTATWEHWEMRVHKRLIDIDADERALRQLMRIQVPNDVSIEIVLED is encoded by the coding sequence ATGCCCCAGCAAGCACGCGTCCGTCTGGCGGGCACCAACCCCGAGGACCTCGACGACATCACCGACGACGTCAGCGAGATCGCCAACAAGACGGGCGTCGAGCTCTCCGGGCCGGTGCCGCTGCCGACCAAGACGCTCGAAGTACCCACCCGCAAGTCCCCCGACGGCGAGGGGACCGCGACGTGGGAACACTGGGAGATGCGCGTCCACAAGCGTCTCATCGACATCGACGCCGACGAACGCGCCCTGCGCCAGCTGATGCGGATCCAGGTCCCCAACGACGTCTCGATCGAGATCGTCCTGGAGGACTGA